One segment of Candidatus Afararchaeum irisae DNA contains the following:
- the eif1A gene encoding translation initiation factor eIF-1A yields the protein MSDGNGGSNLRLPDDDEVLGIVESMLGDNRVKVRCMDGKTRTARIPGRMRKRVWIREGDVVIVEPWDWQDEKGDVEWRYNEQQADELRERGYLQGP from the coding sequence ATGTCAGACGGAAACGGCGGCAGTAACCTGAGACTTCCCGACGACGACGAGGTACTCGGCATAGTCGAGTCTATGCTCGGTGACAACCGTGTCAAGGTGAGATGTATGGACGGAAAGACCCGGACTGCACGTATCCCGGGGAGGATGAGAAAACGCGTCTGGATACGTGAGGGCGACGTCGTGATAGTCGAGCCCTGGGACTGGCAGGACGAGAAGGGAGACGTCGAGTGGCGGTACAACGAACAGCAGGCAGACGAACTCCGCGAGAGAGGCTACCTCCAGGGTCCGTAA
- a CDS encoding PAS domain-containing sensor histidine kinase: MGRRKIDDYNEFFRKVLENIGVGVGVYSENGYIEYANRHYAEMLGLERDEILDKPIWELNPEVDPEKIDEYWGSFEEGETRVRQTVHERKDGSVFPVEVNTKCIRIGENVYHAGTIKDITQRVKNEERSEILSRVLRHDLKNRLTVIEGYVDLVRSSVDEEEIDPQIDEYLEKSKQEIARLDNKSRSTRKLQEVVKEDDTRYSVDLGRLLEKAVEKARKRFEKSGSSPSPDIRLSVSEDEDISIEVLTNGYLGQAVSQILDNAVIHNATENPVVDVTVEEENDSYVTISIDDNGPGIPYEERDLIFGREEKDDLHHGEGMGLFFVDEVVDSLNGEVWVEDSSLGGSSFKLQVPKHV, translated from the coding sequence ATGGGACGGAGAAAGATAGACGACTACAACGAGTTCTTCCGGAAGGTTCTCGAAAACATCGGCGTCGGGGTAGGCGTCTACTCCGAGAACGGGTACATAGAGTACGCCAACCGCCATTACGCCGAGATGTTGGGTCTCGAAAGGGACGAGATACTCGACAAGCCGATCTGGGAGCTCAACCCCGAGGTGGACCCTGAGAAGATAGACGAGTACTGGGGGTCTTTCGAGGAGGGAGAGACACGTGTCAGACAGACGGTTCACGAGAGGAAAGACGGCTCAGTCTTCCCTGTCGAGGTCAACACGAAATGTATAAGGATAGGTGAGAATGTCTACCATGCCGGAACTATAAAGGACATAACCCAACGCGTCAAGAACGAGGAGAGATCCGAGATACTCAGCCGTGTCCTGAGACACGACCTCAAGAACCGCCTCACGGTCATAGAAGGCTACGTCGACCTCGTGAGATCGAGCGTAGACGAGGAGGAGATAGATCCCCAGATAGACGAGTACTTAGAGAAGTCGAAACAGGAGATAGCGAGGCTCGACAACAAGTCGAGGTCGACACGTAAGCTACAGGAGGTCGTGAAGGAGGACGACACGAGGTACTCGGTCGACCTCGGGAGACTCCTCGAAAAAGCCGTCGAGAAAGCCAGAAAGAGGTTCGAGAAGTCGGGGTCGAGTCCGAGTCCCGACATACGTCTCTCTGTCTCGGAGGACGAGGACATAAGTATAGAGGTACTCACGAACGGCTACCTCGGACAGGCGGTTTCCCAGATACTCGACAACGCCGTGATACACAACGCCACCGAGAACCCCGTCGTCGACGTGACTGTGGAGGAGGAAAACGACTCGTATGTCACTATCAGTATAGACGACAACGGACCCGGGATTCCCTACGAAGAGAGAGACCTGATCTTCGGACGTGAGGAGAAAGACGACCTCCACCACGGCGAGGGCATGGGTCTCTTCTTCGTCGACGAGGTCGTCGACAGTCTCAACGGGGAGGTCTGGGTCGAAGACAGCAGCCTCGGAGGTTCGTCGTTCAAGCTTCAGGTTCCGAAACACGTCTGA
- a CDS encoding DUF1152 domain-containing protein, with the protein MTASEIRSLEEVFEYDTALVFGIGGGGDVVGTVPTARLLELHGVDCIIGGIAWERVPHDPKPGPRSFDEIDYIDEVSPTVGLVSPETVTSDDYSVEFTETKVAEHYSKTSESESGSEPEPDLDGFDVALIDITEGVDAVTEGIDEFCDSLGVDLVVGTDSGGDALAVGDEEGLKSPIADSFSMLALTESEVDSVLGVFGYGSDGELSLDELDAGVERAAERDGLLGSWGLSRRVVREMDSLLDDVNTEASRLPVEAAEGDLGRRQIRGGSREVEMTPASTVTFYFSPSSVAETSGGVSAVRSTDGFEDAVESLTREGFTTEIEIENEKARHL; encoded by the coding sequence ATGACTGCCTCGGAGATACGAAGCCTGGAGGAGGTGTTCGAGTACGACACGGCACTCGTCTTCGGAATCGGAGGAGGTGGCGATGTCGTCGGCACGGTTCCGACGGCTCGTCTACTCGAACTCCACGGTGTCGACTGTATAATCGGGGGGATAGCCTGGGAAAGAGTACCCCACGATCCTAAGCCGGGTCCCAGGAGCTTCGACGAGATAGACTACATAGACGAGGTCAGCCCTACGGTCGGTCTCGTCAGCCCTGAGACTGTCACCTCAGACGACTACTCAGTCGAGTTCACCGAGACAAAGGTAGCCGAACATTACTCGAAGACGTCGGAGTCGGAGTCGGGGTCGGAACCGGAACCGGATCTGGACGGCTTCGACGTCGCTCTGATAGACATTACAGAGGGGGTCGACGCGGTAACCGAGGGGATAGACGAGTTCTGTGACTCCCTCGGCGTAGACCTCGTGGTCGGAACTGACTCGGGAGGCGACGCTCTCGCAGTCGGGGACGAGGAAGGTCTCAAGAGTCCTATAGCCGACAGCTTCAGTATGCTGGCTCTCACCGAGTCGGAGGTCGACTCGGTCTTAGGAGTCTTCGGATACGGAAGTGACGGCGAGCTGAGTCTCGACGAGCTAGACGCAGGCGTTGAAAGGGCGGCTGAGAGAGACGGTCTTCTCGGGTCATGGGGACTGAGCCGGCGTGTAGTCAGGGAGATGGACAGTCTCCTCGACGATGTCAACACTGAGGCGAGCCGTCTCCCCGTAGAGGCGGCGGAAGGAGACCTGGGGAGGAGACAGATACGTGGAGGCTCCCGTGAGGTCGAGATGACACCCGCGAGCACTGTGACATTTTACTTCAGTCCGTCTTCGGTCGCCGAGACATCGGGCGGTGTCTCAGCAGTGAGGTCGACAGATGGCTTCGAAGACGCAGTCGAGTCACTCACGAGAGAGGGCTTCACGACTGAGATCGAGATAGAGAACGAGAAGGCGAGACATCTCTGA
- a CDS encoding TRAM domain-containing protein yields MSLEISGKLLSLFSSRVEEKDGSYVIEIPKSEIEEGTISEEGVYRIGVITSEEDEEETTHEEEEESRLQPPVEEGEIRYVEIEDIGKQGDGIARVERGYVIIVPETDVGDRVKVEIEEVKENFAVAEVLEEESFE; encoded by the coding sequence TTGAGTCTCGAAATATCTGGCAAGCTCCTGTCTCTATTCAGTTCGCGCGTCGAGGAAAAGGACGGCTCTTACGTCATCGAGATTCCCAAGTCCGAGATAGAGGAAGGGACTATCTCGGAGGAGGGAGTCTACCGTATAGGAGTCATCACCTCCGAGGAAGACGAGGAGGAGACGACACACGAAGAAGAGGAAGAGAGCCGTCTGCAGCCTCCCGTAGAGGAGGGTGAGATACGTTACGTCGAGATAGAGGACATAGGGAAACAGGGGGACGGCATAGCAAGAGTCGAGAGAGGATACGTAATAATAGTTCCCGAGACCGACGTCGGAGACCGTGTCAAGGTTGAGATAGAGGAAGTCAAGGAGAACTTCGCAGTCGCCGAGGTTCTCGAAGAGGAGAGCTTCGAGTAG
- a CDS encoding aminopeptidase codes for MGTSMRDSARTAVEDCLDVREGETVLVVTDSERREIGRAIHDVASEITETVYAEIGVDERHGEEPLAPVTAAMRESDVVFVPTTRSLTHTEARKEACESGARVATLPSITREVMEGAMRADYYGIQERAEDLLGRLEGSETVRIESDLGTDLRLELGERDWHPDTGICHDPGCVTNLPAGEVYIAPVSGDGRLVVDGSMSSVGVVDEPIEMEFEDGRAVSISDDNLRETVDEAGDCGRHLAELGIGLNPEAELIGNVLQDEKALGTIHVAVGDDTGFGGDNDCGLHLDGVVTQPRVEVDGKSLELE; via the coding sequence ATGGGTACGAGTATGAGAGACAGCGCGAGAACTGCGGTCGAGGACTGCCTCGACGTCAGAGAGGGGGAGACCGTCTTAGTAGTCACAGACTCAGAGAGGAGGGAGATAGGAAGAGCGATACACGACGTCGCCTCGGAGATTACCGAGACAGTCTACGCCGAGATCGGGGTCGACGAGAGACACGGAGAGGAGCCTCTCGCGCCCGTTACTGCGGCTATGAGGGAGAGCGACGTCGTCTTCGTCCCCACTACGAGGAGCCTGACACATACGGAGGCACGGAAGGAGGCGTGCGAGTCGGGTGCACGTGTCGCGACGCTTCCGAGTATCACGCGTGAGGTGATGGAAGGTGCTATGAGAGCCGACTACTACGGGATACAGGAGAGAGCCGAGGATCTACTCGGTAGGCTCGAAGGCTCCGAGACAGTCCGTATAGAGTCCGACCTCGGAACAGACCTCAGACTCGAATTAGGCGAGAGGGACTGGCATCCTGACACGGGAATATGTCACGACCCGGGCTGCGTGACCAACCTTCCCGCGGGAGAGGTCTACATAGCCCCCGTATCGGGAGACGGCAGGCTCGTAGTCGACGGCTCTATGTCGAGCGTCGGCGTCGTCGACGAGCCGATAGAGATGGAGTTCGAGGACGGTAGAGCCGTGAGTATATCCGACGACAACCTGAGGGAGACAGTCGACGAAGCCGGAGACTGCGGTCGCCATCTCGCCGAGCTCGGAATCGGTCTCAATCCCGAGGCGGAACTCATAGGAAACGTACTACAGGACGAGAAGGCTCTCGGTACTATACACGTTGCAGTCGGGGACGACACCGGCTTCGGCGGCGACAACGACTGCGGTCTTCATCTCGACGGCGTCGTGACACAGCCACGTGTCGAGGTAGACGGCAAGAGTCTCGAACTCGAATAG